One region of Brachybacterium saurashtrense genomic DNA includes:
- the rplO gene encoding 50S ribosomal protein L15, with product MTDNQNPLKLHDLRPAPGAKTARTRVGRGEASKGKTAGRGTKGTKARYQVPIGFEGGQMPLHMRLPKLRGFTNPFRVEYQVVNLSTLQELFPEGGTVTVEDLVAKGAVRKNQPVKVLGSGEVSVKLDITAQKFSASAEQKIAAAGGSVTTA from the coding sequence ATGACCGACAACCAGAACCCCCTGAAGCTCCACGACCTGCGCCCCGCGCCCGGTGCCAAGACCGCGCGCACCCGCGTGGGCCGTGGTGAGGCCTCCAAGGGCAAGACCGCCGGTCGCGGCACCAAGGGCACGAAAGCCCGTTACCAGGTGCCGATCGGCTTCGAGGGCGGGCAGATGCCGCTGCACATGCGGCTGCCGAAGCTTCGCGGCTTCACCAACCCGTTCCGCGTCGAGTACCAGGTCGTGAACCTCTCGACCCTGCAGGAGCTGTTCCCCGAGGGCGGCACCGTCACGGTCGAGGACCTCGTCGCCAAGGGCGCGGTCCGCAAGAACCAGCCCGTCAAGGTGCTCGGTTCCGGCGAGGTGAGCGTCAAGCTCGACATCACCGCTCAGAAGTTCTCCGCCTCGGCGGAGCAGAAGATCGCGGCGGCCGGCGGGTCCGTCACCACCGCGTGA
- the rpmC gene encoding 50S ribosomal protein L29, whose product MAATKLTADELDKLDDVKLAEELAKAKDELFKLRFQSATGQLESSGRLRSVKKDIARIYTILRERELGIRQAPGAAE is encoded by the coding sequence ATGGCAGCGACCAAGCTCACCGCCGATGAACTCGACAAGCTGGACGACGTGAAGCTGGCCGAGGAGCTGGCGAAGGCGAAGGACGAGCTGTTCAAGCTCCGTTTCCAGTCCGCCACGGGTCAGCTCGAGAGCTCCGGCCGTCTGCGGTCCGTCAAGAAGGACATCGCACGGATCTACACGATCCTGCGCGAGCGCGAGCTGGGCATCCGTCAGGCGCCCGGCGCGGCCGAGTGA
- the rplR gene encoding 50S ribosomal protein L18, whose product MGYALKHTKGNRGSKLRARGRRHLRVRRRVVGTAQRPRLVVTRSARHVFVQVVDDALGKTLASASTMEADLRAAESTKSDKARTVGALVAERAKAAGIDSVVFDRGGNKYHGRVAAVADGAREAGLAL is encoded by the coding sequence ATGGGGTACGCACTCAAGCACACCAAGGGCAACCGCGGCAGCAAGCTGCGTGCGCGCGGCCGTCGCCACCTGCGCGTGCGTCGTCGCGTCGTCGGCACCGCCCAGCGCCCCCGCCTGGTCGTCACCCGCTCGGCGCGTCACGTCTTCGTGCAGGTCGTCGACGACGCCCTGGGCAAGACCCTCGCGTCGGCCTCGACGATGGAGGCCGACCTGCGAGCCGCCGAGAGCACCAAGTCGGACAAGGCCCGCACCGTCGGCGCCCTGGTCGCCGAGCGTGCCAAGGCCGCCGGGATCGACTCCGTCGTGTTCGACCGCGGCGGCAACAAGTACCACGGTCGCGTGGCCGCCGTCGCGGACGGTGCCCGCGAGGCCGGCCTGGCGCTGTGA
- the rplF gene encoding 50S ribosomal protein L6, which translates to MSRIGFRPVPVPAAVTDVTITGRTISVTGPKGQLSHEVPAPLTIERQDDGTIVVRRPDDEQENRALHGLTRTLVNNIVLGVTEGYEKKLEIVGTGYRVTAKGTDLEFALGFSHPVTVKAPEGITFAVESPSKFSVNGIDKQRVGQVAAKIRGIRPPEPYKGKGVRYADENVVRKAGKAGK; encoded by the coding sequence ATGTCCCGCATCGGATTCCGACCGGTCCCCGTGCCGGCGGCCGTCACTGACGTCACCATCACCGGGCGCACCATCTCGGTGACCGGGCCCAAGGGCCAGCTCTCGCACGAGGTGCCCGCGCCCCTGACCATCGAGCGCCAGGACGACGGCACCATCGTCGTCCGCCGCCCGGACGACGAGCAGGAGAACCGTGCGCTGCACGGCCTCACCCGCACGCTCGTCAACAACATCGTCCTCGGCGTCACCGAGGGCTACGAGAAGAAGCTGGAGATCGTGGGCACGGGCTACCGTGTGACCGCGAAGGGCACCGACCTCGAGTTCGCGCTCGGCTTCTCCCACCCCGTCACCGTGAAGGCGCCCGAGGGCATCACCTTCGCCGTCGAGAGCCCGAGCAAGTTCTCGGTCAACGGTATCGACAAGCAGCGGGTGGGCCAGGTCGCCGCGAAGATCCGTGGGATCCGCCCGCCGGAGCCCTACAAGGGCAAGGGCGTGCGCTACGCGGACGAGAACGTGGTGCGCAAGGCCGGAAAGGCTGGTAAGTGA
- the rpmD gene encoding 50S ribosomal protein L30 — translation MQIKVTQTRSEIGGTKSQRATLRGLGLKRIGDTVVKEDRPEIRGMIRTVTHLVAFEEVE, via the coding sequence ATGCAGATCAAGGTGACCCAGACCCGTTCCGAGATCGGCGGCACCAAGAGCCAGCGAGCCACCCTGCGCGGCCTCGGCCTCAAGCGCATCGGTGACACCGTGGTGAAGGAAGACCGCCCCGAGATCCGCGGCATGATCCGCACCGTCACCCATCTGGTGGCGTTCGAAGAGGTGGAGTGA
- the rpsE gene encoding 30S ribosomal protein S5, with the protein MAAQQRNNGPAASGRRDDNSNNSNDRGRQGGDRGGRQGGRGRGQDAEKSAFLERVVSINRVSKVVKGGRRFSFTALVVVGDGDGTVGVGYGKAKEVPAAISKGVEEAKKNFFRVPRVQGTVVHPVQGEDAAGVVLLRPAAPGTGVIAGGPVRAVLECAGVHDVLSKSLGSTNQINIVRATVDALKQLEEPEAVAARRGLAVEDVAPAALLRAQAEGRAAARAEKVGA; encoded by the coding sequence ATGGCTGCACAGCAGCGGAACAACGGTCCCGCGGCCTCCGGCCGGCGGGACGACAACTCCAACAACAGCAACGATCGCGGCCGCCAGGGCGGCGACCGCGGTGGTCGCCAGGGCGGTCGCGGCCGCGGGCAGGACGCCGAGAAGTCGGCGTTCCTCGAGCGCGTCGTGAGCATCAACCGCGTGTCGAAGGTCGTCAAGGGCGGCCGTCGGTTCTCCTTCACCGCCCTCGTGGTGGTGGGTGACGGCGACGGCACCGTCGGCGTCGGCTACGGCAAGGCCAAGGAGGTGCCCGCGGCGATCTCCAAGGGCGTCGAGGAGGCGAAGAAGAACTTCTTCCGCGTCCCGCGCGTCCAGGGCACCGTCGTGCACCCGGTCCAGGGTGAGGATGCGGCGGGCGTCGTCCTGCTGCGCCCCGCCGCTCCCGGCACCGGCGTGATCGCCGGCGGTCCGGTCCGCGCCGTGCTCGAGTGCGCCGGAGTGCACGACGTGCTCTCCAAGTCGCTCGGCTCGACCAACCAGATCAACATCGTGCGGGCCACCGTCGATGCCCTCAAGCAGCTCGAGGAGCCGGAGGCCGTGGCCGCACGTCGCGGTCTCGCGGTCGAGGACGTCGCCCCGGCGGCGCTCCTGCGGGCCCAGGCCGAGGGCCGCGCCGCGGCGCGTGCGGAGAAGGTGGGTGCGTGA
- the rplN gene encoding 50S ribosomal protein L14 codes for MIQQESRLKVADNTGAKEILCIRVLGGSGRRYASIGDTIVATVKDAIPGGNVKKGDVVKAVVVRTSKEVRRVDGSYIRFDENAAVILKTDGEPRGTRIFGPVGRELRDKRFMKIVSLAPEVV; via the coding sequence GTGATTCAGCAGGAGTCGCGACTCAAGGTCGCCGACAACACGGGTGCCAAGGAGATTCTCTGCATCCGTGTTCTCGGTGGCTCCGGTCGCCGTTACGCCAGCATCGGCGACACCATCGTGGCGACCGTCAAGGACGCCATCCCCGGTGGCAACGTCAAGAAGGGCGACGTCGTCAAGGCGGTCGTCGTCCGCACGTCCAAGGAGGTCCGTCGCGTGGACGGCTCCTACATCCGCTTCGACGAGAACGCAGCGGTCATCCTCAAGACCGACGGCGAGCCGCGCGGCACCCGCATCTTCGGCCCCGTGGGCCGCGAGCTGCGTGACAAGCGCTTCATGAAGATCGTCTCGCTGGCACCGGAGGTGGTGTGA
- the rplE gene encoding 50S ribosomal protein L5: MSETATQAPTPRLKSKYNETIKAQLTEQFGYENVMLVPGLTKIVVNMGVGDAARDSKVIDGAIKDLTAITGQKPQVTKARKSIAQFKLREGMPIGAHVTLRNARMWEFLDRLLSTALPRIRDFRGLSPKHFDGNGNYTFGLTEQVMFHEIDQDKIDRVRGMDITVVTTAKTDDEGRALLKLLGFPFKEN; the protein is encoded by the coding sequence ATGAGCGAGACCGCCACCCAGGCGCCCACCCCGCGCCTGAAGAGCAAGTACAACGAGACCATCAAGGCGCAGCTGACCGAGCAGTTCGGCTACGAGAACGTCATGCTGGTCCCGGGGCTGACCAAGATCGTCGTGAACATGGGCGTCGGCGACGCCGCGCGCGACTCCAAGGTCATCGACGGGGCCATCAAGGATCTCACCGCGATCACCGGTCAGAAGCCGCAGGTCACCAAGGCCCGCAAGTCCATCGCGCAGTTCAAGCTGCGCGAGGGCATGCCGATCGGCGCGCACGTCACGCTGCGCAACGCTCGCATGTGGGAGTTCCTGGATCGTCTGCTGTCCACCGCCCTGCCGCGCATCCGTGACTTCCGGGGCCTGTCCCCGAAGCACTTCGACGGCAACGGCAACTACACCTTCGGTCTCACGGAGCAGGTCATGTTCCACGAGATCGACCAGGACAAGATCGACCGCGTCCGCGGTATGGACATCACGGTCGTCACCACCGCGAAGACCGACGACGAGGGACGCGCGCTGCTCAAGCTGCTCGGCTTCCCCTTCAAGGAGAACTGA
- the rplP gene encoding 50S ribosomal protein L16 translates to MLIPRRTKHRKQHHPTRSGMAKGGTDLAFGEYGIQALAPAYVTNRQIEAARIAMTRYMKRGGKVFINIYPDRPLTKKPAEVRMGSGKGSVEWWIANIKPGRVMFEVAGVEEEVAREALRLAMHKLPMKCRILSRESGDI, encoded by the coding sequence ATGCTGATCCCCCGCAGGACCAAGCACCGCAAGCAGCACCACCCGACCCGCAGCGGCATGGCCAAGGGCGGCACCGACCTGGCATTCGGTGAGTACGGCATCCAGGCGCTCGCGCCGGCGTACGTCACCAACCGTCAGATCGAGGCGGCTCGTATCGCCATGACCCGCTACATGAAGCGTGGCGGCAAGGTGTTCATCAACATCTACCCCGATCGTCCGCTCACCAAGAAGCCTGCCGAGGTCCGCATGGGCTCCGGCAAGGGTTCGGTCGAGTGGTGGATCGCCAACATCAAGCCGGGACGCGTCATGTTCGAGGTCGCCGGTGTCGAGGAGGAGGTGGCTCGCGAGGCGCTGCGCCTGGCGATGCACAAGCTCCCCATGAAGTGCCGCATCCTGAGCCGAGAGAGTGGTGACATCTGA
- a CDS encoding type Z 30S ribosomal protein S14, translated as MAKTALIKKSERKPKFAVRAYTRCQRCGRPHSVYRKFGLCRVCLREMAHRGELPGVTKSSW; from the coding sequence ATGGCCAAGACAGCCCTGATCAAGAAGTCGGAGCGCAAGCCCAAGTTCGCGGTGCGCGCCTACACCCGGTGCCAGCGCTGCGGTCGCCCCCATTCGGTGTACCGCAAGTTCGGTCTCTGCCGCGTCTGCCTCCGCGAGATGGCTCATCGCGGAGAGCTCCCCGGCGTCACCAAGAGCAGCTGGTAA
- the rpsH gene encoding 30S ribosomal protein S8, which produces MTMTDPIADMLTRIRNASGAYHETASMPYSKLKARIADILKAEGYILGWREEEAEVGSKLVLELKYSDSRERAISGIRRISKPGLRVYAKSTNLPKVLGGLGVAILSTSSGLLTDKQAAKKGVGGEVLAYIW; this is translated from the coding sequence ATGACCATGACCGACCCGATCGCGGACATGCTCACGCGGATCCGGAACGCCTCCGGGGCGTACCACGAGACCGCGTCCATGCCGTACTCGAAGTTGAAGGCCCGCATCGCGGACATCCTGAAGGCAGAGGGCTACATCCTCGGCTGGCGCGAGGAGGAGGCCGAGGTGGGCAGCAAGCTCGTCCTCGAGCTCAAGTACTCCGACAGCCGCGAGCGCGCCATCTCCGGCATCCGTCGCATCTCGAAGCCGGGCCTGCGCGTGTACGCGAAGTCCACCAACCTGCCCAAGGTGCTCGGCGGCCTGGGCGTGGCGATCCTGTCCACGTCCTCCGGCCTCCTGACCGACAAGCAGGCTGCCAAGAAGGGTGTGGGTGGGGAAGTCCTCGCCTACATCTGGTGA
- the rpsQ gene encoding 30S ribosomal protein S17 — protein MTDNTQAETPAVEELDKEGAHASSHERPYRKTLRGFVVSDKMDKTIVVEVEERVKHARYGKVTTKTSKFKAHDEENTAGIGDRVLVMETRPTSATKRWRLVEILERAK, from the coding sequence ATGACTGATAACACCCAGGCCGAGACCCCGGCCGTCGAGGAGCTCGACAAGGAGGGCGCGCACGCGTCGTCCCACGAGCGTCCCTACCGCAAGACCCTTCGCGGCTTCGTCGTCTCCGACAAGATGGACAAGACCATCGTCGTCGAGGTCGAGGAGCGCGTGAAGCACGCGCGGTACGGCAAGGTCACGACCAAGACCAGCAAGTTCAAGGCGCATGACGAGGAGAACACCGCCGGCATCGGCGACCGTGTGCTCGTCATGGAGACCCGCCCGACCTCCGCGACCAAGCGGTGGCGTCTGGTGGAGATCCTCGAGCGCGCCAAGTGA
- the rplX gene encoding 50S ribosomal protein L24, whose product MAKMNIKKGDLVQVITGRTSDSDKAAARGLEAGDKGKQGRVLQVFPDTQRVLVEGINRRTHHLRPNQAGGAGGIEQREAPIHVSNVALVDPEDNKPTKVGYRVETVELENGRTKQVRVRFAKRSGKDI is encoded by the coding sequence ATGGCAAAGATGAACATCAAGAAGGGCGACCTCGTCCAGGTGATCACCGGTCGCACCAGCGACAGCGACAAGGCCGCCGCGCGCGGCCTCGAGGCCGGCGACAAGGGCAAGCAGGGCCGCGTCCTGCAGGTGTTCCCCGACACCCAGCGTGTGCTGGTCGAGGGGATCAACCGCCGCACCCACCACCTCCGGCCCAACCAGGCCGGCGGCGCGGGCGGCATCGAGCAGCGCGAGGCCCCGATCCACGTCTCGAACGTGGCCCTGGTCGACCCGGAGGACAACAAGCCGACCAAGGTCGGCTACCGCGTCGAGACCGTCGAGCTCGAGAACGGCCGCACCAAGCAGGTGCGCGTCCGCTTCGCGAAGCGCTCCGGGAAGGACATCTGA